One window of the Labeo rohita strain BAU-BD-2019 chromosome 9, IGBB_LRoh.1.0, whole genome shotgun sequence genome contains the following:
- the si:ch211-214p13.7 gene encoding uncharacterized protein si:ch211-214p13.7, with amino-acid sequence MGSFLSCNRRKKKPENTDNGHQTETAADTKTEDVLYASIDHGNISPNRPVRDVDDNDCDYAVVKLPQNTTNTVKHTITEDSSDDYVLMG; translated from the exons ATGGGAAGCTTCTTAAGTTGCAACCGAAG aaagaaaaaacctgaaaacaCTG ATAATGGCCATCAGACTGAAACAGCAGCAGACACAAAG ACAGAAGATGTGCTCTATGCCTCCATTGACCACGGTAACATCAGTCCAAACAGACCTGTCCGAGACGTGGATGACAACGACTGTGATTATGCTGTTGTAAAGCTCCctcaaaacacaacaaacacgGTCAAGCACACAATCACCGAGGACAGTTCAGATGATTATGTGCTCATGGGCTGA